In one Antennarius striatus isolate MH-2024 chromosome 1, ASM4005453v1, whole genome shotgun sequence genomic region, the following are encoded:
- the cmtm4 gene encoding CKLF-like MARVEL transmembrane domain-containing protein 4: MRTTEEPEGFDGEASNTSMISGATSPYQPTTEPVHARNIWGGIRCDVKYLKSYFGILKVVEVILSLIGFICIETIMLCSPCGGVYFFEFVSCSAFVVTGVLLIIFSLNLHTKVPHVNWSLTDLVNTSASTFFFFLSSLVLGFINHNTAAEIAALIFGFLVTGVYGVNTVLAVRRWRLSSGHQGVMGQSSEYMRARTASRGEMEARPDLA, from the exons atgaggaCCACCGAGGAGCCGGAGGGCTTTGACGGCGAGGCCTCCAACACTTCCATGATCTCCGGGGCCACCAGCCCCTACCAGCCCACCACCGAGCCCGTCCACGCGAGGAACATTTGGGGCGGGATAAGATGCGACGTGAAGTACCTGAAGTCCTACTTTGGGATTTTAAAGGTGGTTGAAGTG ATTCTGTCACTCATTGGATTCATCTGCATAGAGACCATCATGCTGTGTTCTCCCTGTGGAGGCGTCTACTTCTTCGAGTTTGTCAGCTGCAGTGCCTTCGTGGTGACGGGGGTGCTACTCATCATCTTCAGCCTCAACCTGCACACCAAGGTGCCTCATGTCAACTGGAGCCTAACG GATCTGGTCAACACCTCTGCCagcactttcttcttcttcttgtcgtCTCTTGTGTTGGGTTTCATCAACCACAACACTGCGGCTGAGATAGCAGCACTG ATCTTTGGCTTCCTGGTGACAGGTGTGTACGGCGTGAACACTGTCCTGGCGGTGCGGAGGTGGCGCCTCTCCAGCGGGCATCAGGGGGTGATGGGTCAGAGCAGCGAGTACATGCGGGCTCGCACGGCTTCTCGCGGTGAGATGGAGGCGAGGCCCGACCTCGCTTGA
- the dync1li2 gene encoding cytoplasmic dynein 1 light intermediate chain 2 isoform X2: MAPVLEKRLPGAAGPSDNNNEDEEGQNLWSSILSEVSTRSSSKLPSGKNILVFGEDGSGKTTLMAKLQGSDYNKRGRGLEYLYLNVHDEYRDDLTRCNVWILDGDLYHKGLLKFAVSAQSLRDCLAVFVVDMSRPWTIMESLQKWASVLRDHVDKLKIPPEEMREMEQTMVKAFQEYAEPEDATPSSPQRRAAAAGEDEAVVLPLGENTLTRNLGIPVLIVCTKCDAITVLEKEHDYREEHFDFIQSHIRRFSLQYGAGLIYTSVKEEKNLDLLYKYIAHKMYDFQFTTPALVVEKDAVFIPSGWDNEKKISILHENFTTVRPEDPFEDFITKPPVRKLVHDKEINAEDEQVFLMKQQSLLAKQPATPTRGSTESPGRTASGSPRPAGRASQPSVTGGSPITAVKKPDPNMKGAANEGVLANFFNSLLSKKTGSPGSPGSGTGVQGSVKKTGQKPGLTDVQAELDRMTRKQDSTVSTNNIPPPTENEA, translated from the exons ATGGCTCCCGTTCTGGAGAAACGGCTCCCGGGCGCAGCCGGGCCAAGCGACAATAACAACGAAGACGAGGAAGGACAAAATCTTTG GTCTTCAATACTGAGTGAAGTTTCAACCAGGTCGAGTTCAAAGTTGCCATCAGGAAAAAACATCCTTGTATttg gtgaggatggatcaggtaaAACAACTCTTATGGCCAAACTTCAAGGAAGTGATTATAACAAGAGAGGGAGGGGACTGGAGTATCTGTACTTAAATGTCCATGATGAGTACAGAGATG ACCTTACCCGCTGTAACGTGTGGATCCTGGATGGAGACCTATACCACAAAGGCCTACTAAAATTTGCCGTTTCGGCTCAGTCATTACGCGACTGTTTAGCTGTGTTTGTTGTGGATATGTCGAGACCCTGGACCATTATGGAGTCCCTGCAGAAGTGGGCCAGCGTGCTGCGTGACCATGTGGACAAGCTCAAGATCCCGCCCGAGGAAATGAGAGAAATGGAGCAGACAA TGGTAAAAGCGTTTCAGGAGTACGCAGAACCAGAGGACGCCACCCCGTCCTCCCCCCAGAGACGGGCTGCAGCGGCAGGGGAAGACGAGGCTGTTGTGCTTCCACTCGGGGAAAACACACTCACGCGCAACCTGGGCATTCCAGTGCTAATAGTCTGCACAAAG TGCGATGCCATCACCGTGCTAGAAAAGGAGCACGATTACAGAGAGGAGCACTTTGATTTCATCCAGTCACACATCAGGCGATTTTCTTTACAGT ATGGCGCTGGCCTGATTTATACCTCAGTCAAAGAGGAGAAAAACTTGGATCTGCTTTACAAATATATAGCACATAAGATGTATGACTTCCAGTTCACCACACCTGCCTTAGTGGTAGAGAAGGATGCAGTATTCAT TCCATCAGGATGGGATAACGAAAAGAAAATTTCAATTTTGCATGAAAACTTCACAACGGTCAGACCAGAAGATCCGTTTGAAGATTTTATCACGAAGCCTCCAGTGCGAAAG CTGGTTCACGACAAAGAGATTAATGCAGAGGACGAGCAGGTTTTCCTGATGAAGCAACAG tCTTTGTTAGCAAAGCAGCCAGCCACCCCGACGAGAGGATCGACA GAGTCTCCAGGGCGGACAGCCTCGGGGTCTCCCAGGCCTGCGGGTCGTGCCAGCCAGCCCTCCGTCACCGGGGGCTCGCCGATCACTGCTGTTAAAAAACCTGACCCAAACATGAAAG GGGCTGCCAACGAGGGAGTGCTGGCTAACTTCTTCAACAGCCTGTTGAGTAAAAAGACCGGATCCCCAGGAAGCCCAGGAAGCGGAACCGGAGTGCAAGGGTCTGTCAAGAAAACAG gGCAGAAGCCGGGTTTGACTGACGTCCAGGCCGAGTTGGACAGGATGACTCGCAAACAGGACTCCACGGTTTCAACTAACAACATCCCCCCGCCGACAGAGAACGAAGCGTGA
- the dync1li2 gene encoding cytoplasmic dynein 1 light intermediate chain 2 isoform X1, translating into MAPVLEKRLPGAAGPSDNNNEDEEGQNLWSSILSEVSTRSSSKLPSGKNILVFGEDGSGKTTLMAKLQGSDYNKRGRGLEYLYLNVHDEYRDDLTRCNVWILDGDLYHKGLLKFAVSAQSLRDCLAVFVVDMSRPWTIMESLQKWASVLRDHVDKLKIPPEEMREMEQTMVKAFQEYAEPEDATPSSPQRRAAAAGEDEAVVLPLGENTLTRNLGIPVLIVCTKCDAITVLEKEHDYREEHFDFIQSHIRRFSLQYGAGLIYTSVKEEKNLDLLYKYIAHKMYDFQFTTPALVVEKDAVFIPSGWDNEKKISILHENFTTVRPEDPFEDFITKPPVRKLVHDKEINAEDEQVFLMKQQSLLAKQPATPTRGSTESPGRTASGSPRPAGRASQPSVTGGSPITAVKKPDPNMKAGAANEGVLANFFNSLLSKKTGSPGSPGSGTGVQGSVKKTGQKPGLTDVQAELDRMTRKQDSTVSTNNIPPPTENEA; encoded by the exons ATGGCTCCCGTTCTGGAGAAACGGCTCCCGGGCGCAGCCGGGCCAAGCGACAATAACAACGAAGACGAGGAAGGACAAAATCTTTG GTCTTCAATACTGAGTGAAGTTTCAACCAGGTCGAGTTCAAAGTTGCCATCAGGAAAAAACATCCTTGTATttg gtgaggatggatcaggtaaAACAACTCTTATGGCCAAACTTCAAGGAAGTGATTATAACAAGAGAGGGAGGGGACTGGAGTATCTGTACTTAAATGTCCATGATGAGTACAGAGATG ACCTTACCCGCTGTAACGTGTGGATCCTGGATGGAGACCTATACCACAAAGGCCTACTAAAATTTGCCGTTTCGGCTCAGTCATTACGCGACTGTTTAGCTGTGTTTGTTGTGGATATGTCGAGACCCTGGACCATTATGGAGTCCCTGCAGAAGTGGGCCAGCGTGCTGCGTGACCATGTGGACAAGCTCAAGATCCCGCCCGAGGAAATGAGAGAAATGGAGCAGACAA TGGTAAAAGCGTTTCAGGAGTACGCAGAACCAGAGGACGCCACCCCGTCCTCCCCCCAGAGACGGGCTGCAGCGGCAGGGGAAGACGAGGCTGTTGTGCTTCCACTCGGGGAAAACACACTCACGCGCAACCTGGGCATTCCAGTGCTAATAGTCTGCACAAAG TGCGATGCCATCACCGTGCTAGAAAAGGAGCACGATTACAGAGAGGAGCACTTTGATTTCATCCAGTCACACATCAGGCGATTTTCTTTACAGT ATGGCGCTGGCCTGATTTATACCTCAGTCAAAGAGGAGAAAAACTTGGATCTGCTTTACAAATATATAGCACATAAGATGTATGACTTCCAGTTCACCACACCTGCCTTAGTGGTAGAGAAGGATGCAGTATTCAT TCCATCAGGATGGGATAACGAAAAGAAAATTTCAATTTTGCATGAAAACTTCACAACGGTCAGACCAGAAGATCCGTTTGAAGATTTTATCACGAAGCCTCCAGTGCGAAAG CTGGTTCACGACAAAGAGATTAATGCAGAGGACGAGCAGGTTTTCCTGATGAAGCAACAG tCTTTGTTAGCAAAGCAGCCAGCCACCCCGACGAGAGGATCGACA GAGTCTCCAGGGCGGACAGCCTCGGGGTCTCCCAGGCCTGCGGGTCGTGCCAGCCAGCCCTCCGTCACCGGGGGCTCGCCGATCACTGCTGTTAAAAAACCTGACCCAAACATGAAAG CAGGGGCTGCCAACGAGGGAGTGCTGGCTAACTTCTTCAACAGCCTGTTGAGTAAAAAGACCGGATCCCCAGGAAGCCCAGGAAGCGGAACCGGAGTGCAAGGGTCTGTCAAGAAAACAG gGCAGAAGCCGGGTTTGACTGACGTCCAGGCCGAGTTGGACAGGATGACTCGCAAACAGGACTCCACGGTTTCAACTAACAACATCCCCCCGCCGACAGAGAACGAAGCGTGA
- the dync1li2 gene encoding cytoplasmic dynein 1 light intermediate chain 2 isoform X4, translating into MAPVLEKRLPGAAGPSDNNNEDEEGQNLWSSILSEVSTRSSSKLPSGKNILVFGEDGSGKTTLMAKLQGSDYNKRGRGLEYLYLNVHDEYRDDLTRCNVWILDGDLYHKGLLKFAVSAQSLRDCLAVFVVDMSRPWTIMESLQKWASVLRDHVDKLKIPPEEMREMEQTMVKAFQEYAEPEDATPSSPQRRAAAAGEDEAVVLPLGENTLTRNLGIPVLIVCTKCDAITVLEKEHDYREEHFDFIQSHIRRFSLQYGAGLIYTSVKEEKNLDLLYKYIAHKMYDFQFTTPALVVEKDAVFIPSGWDNEKKISILHENFTTVRPEDPFEDFITKPPVRKLVHDKEINAEDEQVFLMKQQSLLAKQPATPTRGSTESPGRTASGSPRPAGRASQPSVTGGSPITAVKKPDPNMKGAANEGVLANFFNSLLSKKTGSPGSPGSGTGVQGSVKKTEAGFD; encoded by the exons ATGGCTCCCGTTCTGGAGAAACGGCTCCCGGGCGCAGCCGGGCCAAGCGACAATAACAACGAAGACGAGGAAGGACAAAATCTTTG GTCTTCAATACTGAGTGAAGTTTCAACCAGGTCGAGTTCAAAGTTGCCATCAGGAAAAAACATCCTTGTATttg gtgaggatggatcaggtaaAACAACTCTTATGGCCAAACTTCAAGGAAGTGATTATAACAAGAGAGGGAGGGGACTGGAGTATCTGTACTTAAATGTCCATGATGAGTACAGAGATG ACCTTACCCGCTGTAACGTGTGGATCCTGGATGGAGACCTATACCACAAAGGCCTACTAAAATTTGCCGTTTCGGCTCAGTCATTACGCGACTGTTTAGCTGTGTTTGTTGTGGATATGTCGAGACCCTGGACCATTATGGAGTCCCTGCAGAAGTGGGCCAGCGTGCTGCGTGACCATGTGGACAAGCTCAAGATCCCGCCCGAGGAAATGAGAGAAATGGAGCAGACAA TGGTAAAAGCGTTTCAGGAGTACGCAGAACCAGAGGACGCCACCCCGTCCTCCCCCCAGAGACGGGCTGCAGCGGCAGGGGAAGACGAGGCTGTTGTGCTTCCACTCGGGGAAAACACACTCACGCGCAACCTGGGCATTCCAGTGCTAATAGTCTGCACAAAG TGCGATGCCATCACCGTGCTAGAAAAGGAGCACGATTACAGAGAGGAGCACTTTGATTTCATCCAGTCACACATCAGGCGATTTTCTTTACAGT ATGGCGCTGGCCTGATTTATACCTCAGTCAAAGAGGAGAAAAACTTGGATCTGCTTTACAAATATATAGCACATAAGATGTATGACTTCCAGTTCACCACACCTGCCTTAGTGGTAGAGAAGGATGCAGTATTCAT TCCATCAGGATGGGATAACGAAAAGAAAATTTCAATTTTGCATGAAAACTTCACAACGGTCAGACCAGAAGATCCGTTTGAAGATTTTATCACGAAGCCTCCAGTGCGAAAG CTGGTTCACGACAAAGAGATTAATGCAGAGGACGAGCAGGTTTTCCTGATGAAGCAACAG tCTTTGTTAGCAAAGCAGCCAGCCACCCCGACGAGAGGATCGACA GAGTCTCCAGGGCGGACAGCCTCGGGGTCTCCCAGGCCTGCGGGTCGTGCCAGCCAGCCCTCCGTCACCGGGGGCTCGCCGATCACTGCTGTTAAAAAACCTGACCCAAACATGAAAG GGGCTGCCAACGAGGGAGTGCTGGCTAACTTCTTCAACAGCCTGTTGAGTAAAAAGACCGGATCCCCAGGAAGCCCAGGAAGCGGAACCGGAGTGCAAGGGTCTGTCAAGAAAACAG AAGCCGGGTTTGACTGA
- the dync1li2 gene encoding cytoplasmic dynein 1 light intermediate chain 2 isoform X3, which produces MAPVLEKRLPGAAGPSDNNNEDEEGQNLWSSILSEVSTRSSSKLPSGKNILVFGEDGSGKTTLMAKLQGSDYNKRGRGLEYLYLNVHDEYRDDLTRCNVWILDGDLYHKGLLKFAVSAQSLRDCLAVFVVDMSRPWTIMESLQKWASVLRDHVDKLKIPPEEMREMEQTMVKAFQEYAEPEDATPSSPQRRAAAAGEDEAVVLPLGENTLTRNLGIPVLIVCTKCDAITVLEKEHDYREEHFDFIQSHIRRFSLQYGAGLIYTSVKEEKNLDLLYKYIAHKMYDFQFTTPALVVEKDAVFIPSGWDNEKKISILHENFTTVRPEDPFEDFITKPPVRKLVHDKEINAEDEQVFLMKQQSLLAKQPATPTRGSTESPGRTASGSPRPAGRASQPSVTGGSPITAVKKPDPNMKAGAANEGVLANFFNSLLSKKTGSPGSPGSGTGVQGSVKKTEAGFD; this is translated from the exons ATGGCTCCCGTTCTGGAGAAACGGCTCCCGGGCGCAGCCGGGCCAAGCGACAATAACAACGAAGACGAGGAAGGACAAAATCTTTG GTCTTCAATACTGAGTGAAGTTTCAACCAGGTCGAGTTCAAAGTTGCCATCAGGAAAAAACATCCTTGTATttg gtgaggatggatcaggtaaAACAACTCTTATGGCCAAACTTCAAGGAAGTGATTATAACAAGAGAGGGAGGGGACTGGAGTATCTGTACTTAAATGTCCATGATGAGTACAGAGATG ACCTTACCCGCTGTAACGTGTGGATCCTGGATGGAGACCTATACCACAAAGGCCTACTAAAATTTGCCGTTTCGGCTCAGTCATTACGCGACTGTTTAGCTGTGTTTGTTGTGGATATGTCGAGACCCTGGACCATTATGGAGTCCCTGCAGAAGTGGGCCAGCGTGCTGCGTGACCATGTGGACAAGCTCAAGATCCCGCCCGAGGAAATGAGAGAAATGGAGCAGACAA TGGTAAAAGCGTTTCAGGAGTACGCAGAACCAGAGGACGCCACCCCGTCCTCCCCCCAGAGACGGGCTGCAGCGGCAGGGGAAGACGAGGCTGTTGTGCTTCCACTCGGGGAAAACACACTCACGCGCAACCTGGGCATTCCAGTGCTAATAGTCTGCACAAAG TGCGATGCCATCACCGTGCTAGAAAAGGAGCACGATTACAGAGAGGAGCACTTTGATTTCATCCAGTCACACATCAGGCGATTTTCTTTACAGT ATGGCGCTGGCCTGATTTATACCTCAGTCAAAGAGGAGAAAAACTTGGATCTGCTTTACAAATATATAGCACATAAGATGTATGACTTCCAGTTCACCACACCTGCCTTAGTGGTAGAGAAGGATGCAGTATTCAT TCCATCAGGATGGGATAACGAAAAGAAAATTTCAATTTTGCATGAAAACTTCACAACGGTCAGACCAGAAGATCCGTTTGAAGATTTTATCACGAAGCCTCCAGTGCGAAAG CTGGTTCACGACAAAGAGATTAATGCAGAGGACGAGCAGGTTTTCCTGATGAAGCAACAG tCTTTGTTAGCAAAGCAGCCAGCCACCCCGACGAGAGGATCGACA GAGTCTCCAGGGCGGACAGCCTCGGGGTCTCCCAGGCCTGCGGGTCGTGCCAGCCAGCCCTCCGTCACCGGGGGCTCGCCGATCACTGCTGTTAAAAAACCTGACCCAAACATGAAAG CAGGGGCTGCCAACGAGGGAGTGCTGGCTAACTTCTTCAACAGCCTGTTGAGTAAAAAGACCGGATCCCCAGGAAGCCCAGGAAGCGGAACCGGAGTGCAAGGGTCTGTCAAGAAAACAG AAGCCGGGTTTGACTGA
- the si:dkey-56m19.5 gene encoding fibrous sheath CABYR-binding protein isoform X2, with amino-acid sequence MGGKLSKKRKGYDVSDPKQTKDKIEVPAGGTEESARVEAGPPTESVPVAEANNVVEVIEAVKAPEEPKSAPPAELETAEESTSVTQEQVPASEATSSVEEPAPKVKEPVAVEETPVVLDLAPIVEEIVTAIESLPVAAEPAPAVKELAVAAEKSFSVAAESSPVELTETRAVVSEEPLPEPKAVSAPEEIPVDAIAANLDSVPEPEVASEKTEVALEEKDLDPEIVQEPETTTEETVQPPAVPENEPKDEGLVLEESSEAVQAPEPEVEQAPEPEVEQAPEPEVEQAPKPEVEQAPETTPELEQAPEPEVEQAPETTPELEQAPEPEVEQAPETTPELEQAPEPEVEQAPETTPELEQAPDLELEQSPEQEPKLELEQSSELEQALELEPELEQSPESEEKAETMGTIETEVCDSAAEEGPTDQPEEVSSMEVTTELEAADPPASATIIVSESEKGVDSSVEVMSSLESQEVESKMENGNLESSAVTVNVAESDELSAVSTGFTNSDVPQIQECVNGNENPEETPVKEQNDFELKKNVMLSEDVHEVPDAVSEMVEGLSTEVTQAV; translated from the exons ATGGGAGGTAAGCTGAGCAAGAAGAGGAAGGGATACGATGTGAGTGACCCTAAACAGACCAAGGATAAGATTGAAGTGCCAGCTGGAGGTACAGAAGAGTCTGCTAGAGTAGAGGCTGGACCTCCAACAGAATCCGTACCAGTAGCTGAAGCAAACAATGTAGTAGAAGTAATTGAAGCTGTAAAAGCTCCAGAAGAACCCAAATCTGCACCTCCAGCAGAACTAGAAACGGCAGAAGAATCCACCTCAGTAACACAAGAACAAGTTCCAGCATCAGAGGCAACATCTTCTGTTGAGGAACCAGCCCCAAAAGTGAAAGAACCAGTTGCAGTAGAAGAGACTCCGGTGGTGCTGGATCTAGCTCCAATAGTAGAAGAAATTGTAACAGCAATAGAGTCTCTTCCTGTAGCAGCAGAACCGGCCCCAGCTGTTAAAGAACTGGCTGTAGCGGCAGAAAAATCCTTTTCAGTTGCGGCAGAATCATCCCCAGTAGAACTTACAGAGACCAGAGCAGTAGTATCAGAAGAACCTCTCCCAGAACCCAAGGCTGTATCTGCACCTGAAGAAATCCCTGTAGATGCAATTGCTGCAAATTTAGATTCTGTGCCAGAGCCAGAGGTTGCTTCTGAGAAAACAGAGGTAGCACTTGAGGAAAAAGACCTCGACCCAGAGATTGTTCAAGAGCCAGAGACTACAACTGAGGAAACGGTGCAGCCTCCTGCTGTCCCTGAAAATGAACCAAAAGATGAGGGGCTTGTGTTGGAGGAATCTTCAGAAGCAGTGCAGGCCCCCGAGCCCGAGGTGGAGCAGGCCCCCGAGCCCGAGGTGGAGCAGGCCCCCGAGCCCGAGGTGGAGCAGGCCCCCAAGCCCGAGGTGGAGCAGGCCCCTGAGACAACACCGGAGCTAGAGCAAGCGCCCGAGCCCGAG GTGGAGCAGGCCCCTGAGACAACACCCGAGCTAGAGCAAGCGCCCGAGCCCGAGGTGGAGCAGGCCCCTGAGACAACACCGGAGCTAGAGCAAGCGCCCGAGCCCGAGGTGGAGCAGGCCCCTGAGACAACACCGGAGCTAGAGCAAGCCCCAGATCTAGAGCTTGAACAATCACCAGAGCAAGAGCCAAAGCTAGAGCTTGAACAATCATCAGAGCTGGAGCAAGCACTTGAACTAGAGCCAGAGCTTGAACAATCACCAGAGTCTGAGGAAAAGGCTGAGACTATGGGAACGATAGAAACTGAGGTCTGCGACAGTGCTGCAGAGGAAGGCCCCACTGATCAGCCTGAAGAAGTCTCCAGCATGGAGGTGACAACTGAGCTAGAAGCAGCCGACCCACCTGCCTCTGCCACTATAATTGTTTCTGAGTCTGAAAAGGGAGTTGATTCGTCTGTGGAAGTTATGTCCTCCCTAGAGTCCCAGGAAGTAGAAAGCAAGATGGAAAATGGGAATTTAGAGAGCTCTGCTGTTACAGTTAATGTGGCAGAATCAGATGAACTTTCAGCTGTGAGTACAGGGTTCACAAATTCTGATGTCCCACAGATCCAGGAATGtgtaaatggaaatgaaaatccAGAGGAGACACCGGTCAAGGAGCAGAATGACTTTGAACTGAAAAAGAATGTGATGCTGAGTGAGGATGTCCATGAAGTTCCAGATGCAGTCTCTGAAATGGTGGAAGGCCTCAGCACCGAGGTCACCCAGGCAGTCTGA
- the si:dkey-56m19.5 gene encoding fibrous sheath CABYR-binding protein isoform X1, producing MGGKLSKKRKGYDVSDPKQTKDKIEVPAGGTEESARVEAGPPTESVPVAEANNVVEVIEAVKAPEEPKSAPPAELETAEESTSVTQEQVPASEATSSVEEPAPKVKEPVAVEETPVVLDLAPIVEEIVTAIESLPVAAEPAPAVKELAVAAEKSFSVAAESSPVELTETRAVVSEEPLPEPKAVSAPEEIPVDAIAANLDSVPEPEVASEKTEVALEEKDLDPEIVQEPETTTEETVQPPAVPENEPKDEGLVLEESSEAVQAPEPEVEQAPEPEVEQAPEPEVEQAPKPEVEQAPETTPELEQAPEPEVEQAPEPEVEQAPETTPELEQAPEPEVEQAPEPEVEQAPETTPELEQAPEPEVEQAPETTPELEQAPEPEVEQAPETTPELEQAPDLELEQSPEQEPKLELEQSSELEQALELEPELEQSPESEEKAETMGTIETEVCDSAAEEGPTDQPEEVSSMEVTTELEAADPPASATIIVSESEKGVDSSVEVMSSLESQEVESKMENGNLESSAVTVNVAESDELSAVSTGFTNSDVPQIQECVNGNENPEETPVKEQNDFELKKNVMLSEDVHEVPDAVSEMVEGLSTEVTQAV from the coding sequence ATGGGAGGTAAGCTGAGCAAGAAGAGGAAGGGATACGATGTGAGTGACCCTAAACAGACCAAGGATAAGATTGAAGTGCCAGCTGGAGGTACAGAAGAGTCTGCTAGAGTAGAGGCTGGACCTCCAACAGAATCCGTACCAGTAGCTGAAGCAAACAATGTAGTAGAAGTAATTGAAGCTGTAAAAGCTCCAGAAGAACCCAAATCTGCACCTCCAGCAGAACTAGAAACGGCAGAAGAATCCACCTCAGTAACACAAGAACAAGTTCCAGCATCAGAGGCAACATCTTCTGTTGAGGAACCAGCCCCAAAAGTGAAAGAACCAGTTGCAGTAGAAGAGACTCCGGTGGTGCTGGATCTAGCTCCAATAGTAGAAGAAATTGTAACAGCAATAGAGTCTCTTCCTGTAGCAGCAGAACCGGCCCCAGCTGTTAAAGAACTGGCTGTAGCGGCAGAAAAATCCTTTTCAGTTGCGGCAGAATCATCCCCAGTAGAACTTACAGAGACCAGAGCAGTAGTATCAGAAGAACCTCTCCCAGAACCCAAGGCTGTATCTGCACCTGAAGAAATCCCTGTAGATGCAATTGCTGCAAATTTAGATTCTGTGCCAGAGCCAGAGGTTGCTTCTGAGAAAACAGAGGTAGCACTTGAGGAAAAAGACCTCGACCCAGAGATTGTTCAAGAGCCAGAGACTACAACTGAGGAAACGGTGCAGCCTCCTGCTGTCCCTGAAAATGAACCAAAAGATGAGGGGCTTGTGTTGGAGGAATCTTCAGAAGCAGTGCAGGCCCCCGAGCCCGAGGTGGAGCAGGCCCCCGAGCCCGAGGTGGAGCAGGCCCCCGAGCCCGAGGTGGAGCAGGCCCCCAAGCCCGAGGTGGAGCAGGCCCCTGAGACAACACCGGAGCTAGAGCAAGCGCCCGAGCCCGAGGTGGAGCAGGCGCCCGAGCCCGAGGTGGAGCAGGCCCCTGAGACAACACCGGAGCTAGAGCAGGCGCCCGAGCCCGAGGTGGAGCAGGCCCCTGAGCCCGAGGTGGAGCAGGCCCCTGAGACAACACCCGAGCTAGAGCAAGCGCCCGAGCCCGAGGTGGAGCAGGCCCCTGAGACAACACCGGAGCTAGAGCAAGCGCCCGAGCCCGAGGTGGAGCAGGCCCCTGAGACAACACCGGAGCTAGAGCAAGCCCCAGATCTAGAGCTTGAACAATCACCAGAGCAAGAGCCAAAGCTAGAGCTTGAACAATCATCAGAGCTGGAGCAAGCACTTGAACTAGAGCCAGAGCTTGAACAATCACCAGAGTCTGAGGAAAAGGCTGAGACTATGGGAACGATAGAAACTGAGGTCTGCGACAGTGCTGCAGAGGAAGGCCCCACTGATCAGCCTGAAGAAGTCTCCAGCATGGAGGTGACAACTGAGCTAGAAGCAGCCGACCCACCTGCCTCTGCCACTATAATTGTTTCTGAGTCTGAAAAGGGAGTTGATTCGTCTGTGGAAGTTATGTCCTCCCTAGAGTCCCAGGAAGTAGAAAGCAAGATGGAAAATGGGAATTTAGAGAGCTCTGCTGTTACAGTTAATGTGGCAGAATCAGATGAACTTTCAGCTGTGAGTACAGGGTTCACAAATTCTGATGTCCCACAGATCCAGGAATGtgtaaatggaaatgaaaatccAGAGGAGACACCGGTCAAGGAGCAGAATGACTTTGAACTGAAAAAGAATGTGATGCTGAGTGAGGATGTCCATGAAGTTCCAGATGCAGTCTCTGAAATGGTGGAAGGCCTCAGCACCGAGGTCACCCAGGCAGTCTGA